A DNA window from Vibrio tarriae contains the following coding sequences:
- a CDS encoding ABC transporter ATP-binding protein — translation MTALLSVQQLAISSVQETLVESLSFELHAHQALTILGETGSGKSLLANAIIGNLPAGLRSQGKIALFGQYQHQRTQAEREALWGKQLAVLPQEPWHALNPIMRAGEQVAEVHRLVMGNHAASAALTDSAFQQVALHQDQSKYPHQLSGGMAQRVAYLCATQTQAPLLIADEPTKGLDASRRDQIIALLQAQLTRGALLTITHDIEVAEKLGGTIIVMRKGVIQEQGPAQQVLSHPQSDYTKALISADPRYWPTTPQSKTGEPLLTVDNIAMHRGEKCLFDSLSFTLSAGEVLGISGDSGCGKSTLADLLLGLLKPSQGRIHRPQAIPVGKALKLYQDPPSALAKSVTLQTLLEDVCRQHTVERSQIPRLLERLALSPNLLSRKANQVSGGELQRFAILRALLTRPKILVADEPTSRLDPITATSTLRLIIELTQEIGCALVLISHEKTMLEKTCHRILTL, via the coding sequence GTGACCGCGCTCCTCTCTGTACAACAACTCGCGATTTCTAGTGTGCAAGAAACCTTAGTCGAAAGCTTGTCCTTTGAACTGCATGCTCACCAAGCGCTGACGATATTAGGTGAAACGGGCTCGGGAAAAAGCTTATTGGCGAATGCGATTATTGGCAATTTGCCCGCCGGGCTGCGCAGCCAAGGTAAGATTGCGTTATTTGGCCAATATCAACATCAGCGAACTCAAGCAGAACGTGAAGCGCTATGGGGAAAACAACTTGCCGTCTTGCCCCAAGAGCCTTGGCATGCGCTCAACCCGATCATGCGCGCGGGCGAACAAGTGGCGGAGGTGCATCGCTTGGTGATGGGCAATCACGCCGCTAGCGCAGCATTAACCGACTCCGCTTTTCAGCAAGTGGCACTTCATCAGGATCAGAGCAAGTACCCACATCAGCTCTCTGGCGGCATGGCGCAGCGCGTCGCCTATTTGTGTGCCACCCAAACGCAGGCGCCTTTACTTATCGCCGATGAACCAACCAAAGGTTTAGATGCCAGCCGCCGCGATCAAATCATTGCCTTATTGCAAGCACAATTAACTCGTGGCGCGTTGTTAACCATCACTCACGATATCGAAGTTGCCGAAAAGCTGGGTGGAACCATCATTGTGATGCGCAAAGGTGTTATTCAAGAGCAAGGGCCAGCCCAACAAGTGTTGAGCCATCCTCAATCAGATTACACCAAGGCGCTGATTAGCGCCGACCCCAGATATTGGCCAACAACACCGCAGAGTAAAACAGGAGAGCCCCTGTTGACCGTGGACAATATCGCCATGCATCGCGGGGAGAAGTGCTTGTTTGATTCGCTCAGTTTTACCCTCAGCGCCGGGGAAGTTCTTGGCATCAGTGGTGACAGCGGCTGCGGAAAATCTACCCTTGCCGATCTATTACTCGGGTTACTCAAGCCCAGCCAAGGCCGTATTCATCGCCCACAAGCGATCCCGGTAGGTAAAGCACTAAAACTCTATCAAGATCCGCCTAGCGCCTTGGCGAAAAGCGTCACTTTACAGACACTATTGGAAGATGTGTGTCGTCAGCATACGGTCGAACGCAGCCAAATTCCTCGTTTACTGGAACGCCTCGCTTTGTCACCTAACTTACTGTCACGCAAAGCCAATCAAGTTTCAGGCGGAGAATTACAACGTTTTGCGATTCTGCGCGCTTTACTGACTCGCCCCAAGATCTTAGTGGCGGATGAACCTACCTCTCGGTTGGATCCCATCACGGCCACCAGCACTCTCAGACTGATTATCGAATTAACTCAAGAAATTGGCTGTGCATTGGTGTTAATTAGCCATGAAAAAACCATGCTTGAGAAAACTTGTCATCGCATCCTCACTTTGTAA
- a CDS encoding ABC transporter permease — protein MKLHLSKPQWLGVSLLILLVTLVLIEHLLYGGDPAKQDLNRALAAPSWGEPLGTDHYGRSNFARLSSAIATSLTMAVACVSSSALLGLVTGVVAAWKRGWWDRGFSWLLNMLLAMPGLILVLLFGAMVPGSFFILYLAIALMLWVEFFRVVRSKTLSLLEQPQIEASRLYGFNAWYLFRRHLWPELREDLFTLACFGAGNAILALASIGFLYVGLKPPQAELGMMMVELFRYYHQAPWVLAQPILVVFILVLSFQLLAKGKIS, from the coding sequence ATGAAACTGCACTTATCGAAACCACAATGGCTTGGCGTTAGCCTGCTGATTTTGCTCGTGACGCTCGTGCTGATCGAACATCTGCTGTATGGCGGCGATCCGGCCAAACAAGATCTCAATCGCGCTTTAGCCGCCCCCAGTTGGGGTGAACCGCTGGGTACCGATCACTATGGGCGCAGTAACTTCGCACGTTTAAGCTCTGCAATTGCGACCTCGTTAACCATGGCCGTCGCTTGCGTAAGCAGTTCCGCGTTACTGGGGTTAGTCACTGGCGTGGTCGCAGCATGGAAACGCGGTTGGTGGGATAGAGGCTTTTCTTGGCTACTCAACATGTTGCTGGCCATGCCTGGTTTAATCTTGGTGTTACTGTTTGGCGCTATGGTGCCGGGCTCTTTTTTCATCCTCTATCTCGCCATTGCCTTAATGTTATGGGTGGAATTTTTCCGCGTAGTGCGCAGCAAAACCCTCTCATTACTTGAACAGCCACAAATTGAAGCCTCACGATTGTATGGCTTCAATGCTTGGTATCTATTTCGCCGACATCTTTGGCCTGAGCTAAGGGAAGATCTCTTCACGCTGGCCTGTTTTGGTGCGGGCAACGCGATTTTAGCGCTCGCCTCCATCGGCTTTCTTTATGTTGGACTTAAGCCACCCCAAGCGGAATTAGGCATGATGATGGTGGAGCTCTTTCGCTACTATCACCAAGCCCCTTGGGTACTCGCCCAACCCATCTTAGTGGTGTTTATTTTAGTGTTAAGTTTTCAACTGCTGGCCAAAGGAAAAATATCGTGA
- a CDS encoding ABC transporter permease — translation MTKILVHRFYQALFVAWSVGTLTFILMRFIPGDVAYRIAAGRYGYDYVNAEAALAVRAELGLDRSAFELYLQWLWDLLHLNLGNSLVSSEPVIDAIMHNLGHSLLLAGAATLISLFIAIPVGVYCGKRTDRWADNLALLASIMIKAQPVFLIGLGLVILFALQLNWLPVAGFGHPKFIILPALALALGMAAMSSRMIRNATAQVLQSPYYAFARLKGLNHEQAFTRHAQRNIALPVMAFVGIQAVSLVEGIVMIESLFSWPGVGHALSHAIFQRDIPMIQGSALVMGLLFVALNTLVDLAQYALDPRLRLSRHVQPEA, via the coding sequence ATGACTAAGATTCTTGTTCACCGTTTTTACCAGGCCCTCTTTGTGGCCTGGTCCGTTGGCACACTGACCTTTATTTTGATGCGCTTTATCCCGGGCGATGTGGCTTATCGCATTGCAGCCGGTCGCTACGGCTATGATTATGTCAATGCCGAAGCCGCGCTTGCGGTACGTGCTGAGTTAGGTTTGGATCGCTCCGCTTTTGAGCTTTACTTGCAATGGCTGTGGGATTTACTGCATCTCAATTTAGGCAATTCTCTGGTCAGTAGTGAGCCCGTCATTGATGCGATTATGCATAATCTCGGACACAGCCTTTTACTTGCGGGCGCTGCGACACTAATCTCGCTGTTTATCGCGATCCCAGTTGGGGTCTATTGCGGTAAACGCACAGATCGGTGGGCAGATAACCTTGCCCTGCTCGCCTCAATCATGATTAAAGCGCAGCCAGTATTTTTGATTGGTTTAGGGCTTGTCATCCTGTTTGCCTTACAACTGAATTGGTTGCCTGTTGCTGGATTTGGTCATCCCAAGTTCATTATTCTGCCTGCGCTGGCTTTAGCACTGGGTATGGCAGCAATGTCGAGTCGCATGATCCGTAATGCCACCGCTCAAGTGTTGCAATCTCCCTATTACGCTTTCGCGCGTTTGAAAGGTTTGAATCACGAGCAAGCCTTTACGCGCCACGCACAGCGTAATATCGCCCTTCCTGTTATGGCGTTTGTCGGCATTCAGGCGGTGAGCTTAGTAGAAGGGATAGTGATGATTGAATCCCTGTTCTCTTGGCCCGGTGTGGGGCATGCCTTGTCACATGCGATTTTCCAACGCGATATTCCAATGATCCAAGGCTCTGCACTGGTGATGGGATTACTGTTTGTCGCGCTCAATACGCTGGTCGACTTAGCCCAATACGCATTAGACCCTCGACTGCGTTTAAGCCGACATGTTCAACCAGAGGCCTAA